The Episyrphus balteatus chromosome 3, idEpiBalt1.1, whole genome shotgun sequence genome segment acaaaatatatattgtAATAGTTTTGatggtttatttatttactattgAATGGAAATGAAAAGTTTCATCTAAGCGTGTATTTAAAGGTGTTTTGTAtggcagtatttttttttttgcgtaaaattaagtttaacatTTACATAGGTGATtgtaattaatttcattttaacaTTCCTTTTATGttttaacaatttattaaaacacGTTTGTACAAAAAGCACAAACCATTCTATTTATGTTATATatgttctaatttttttatgtacattttatCATGTTTATAATTATAACATTTTGTATAGATTTTTAAGAAtgtgcaaaattaaagaaataacaaatattaaaaaaaaaaaatagaaacagaaAACATATAAGTGTAATGGACTTGAAAACAATAACGAATGGAACAATATTATTATTACTCATAAAATAACAATACATAATTTacattaacaaaaatataagacATCATTAAGTATTACCAATGGAAGAATCAATGGTAttgttttataacaaaaatttatacaaataatgagttaagcaaacaaaatgaatttatttaaatttacttcCACATCACTTTTGGTATTAAAGTGTTTGGGGGAAGTAATGTAAACAactagtttttagtttatatgcAAGCTACACCGTAAGGGCACTTTATGTTAGCGGCTTCCTTTGGTTAAACCAAAGTTACCATAATATAGTTCAACCATCTGCACATTTTCGGTTTAATTTCAAGTCcttgttaataaaaaacaacaactcaataaaatattggttcaagataaaaaataaagctaaaaGGAGCACAAACGTTTTTAATCGTTTGAAAGAAGATGACTACCAGCATTTTATGTTGAATTTGTCAAATACTCAGAAGGTGCACaacatcaaaacatttttttcttgtgaagaTACAAGCTTTGTGCCATTTTTGGGAACTTTTggttttgttcgtttttttaaatgagaGAAATGTCCTGTTTCTATTTGTTGAAACGCAAAAAGTTTCGTATTAAGTGactcaaaaaaattgggttTGATTATGAATTGCTGCATATTAGGCAAACAAAAGaaaggtttttattttacattgtaCAGTCACGGAAGattaaaaatggatttaattccTCACACGCGATATTCATTAAATATTCCccttacactacggctcattgaattagagtcatgtaaaattttttagtactaagttgggtaaaaacttaatattttctttaaaactgatgcagctgagttaaaatttttgaatgcatttgatagcagggttattcaaagttccgtaacaaaagaaaaaaatgagaaaaattaagatttgtagtcacggcacatgaaaaaccgtcacagggtgaccattttttcgactttttttcaaatgcccataactcccaaaatatatggctgcgattttttttattatttttctgataactgtcaccacctaccctatctaccgttttcgtttcgacgttaacttttgggacaccctgtatgtataCTAAGGTCATAAAACATATACATATTCCCCTTATATCCTATTACCTGGCCTTACATCATATATGATGATACATACATTATAGGAGTAACTTAAAACGAAACGGTCCGAGGACTAAGAGCTGAAGCgaaccaagtcacaaaaagtgaattaGGAGATATAACGAGTTAAAGTAATTACGTTTCCATTGAATCTTTGGATCAAATTAGTGAACGACCTTAGTAGAGTAAAACCTTGCGCAGATTTTGGCactagatttgaattttttttatttttttgacttggtCCGTTTCAGCTGTGAAACCTCCATATGTATGTTCGAGGCAATGGAATGCACTAGTGGGATTCAAATTCTGCTTTTATCGGCAACCGAAACATACTTTACTTTTATCTTACTGAGaattccaaacaaaattttttcaacagtTTTTGAATTAACTGATTTTTCGTCTAAATTTTGAAGGCGAAACTCTTCACCGGAAAATGTGAATTTTCCGACTGAAAATACTTCGGGAGACAAATTTTGCTTCTTTGGTGCAGAAGTTAGAAGAAGGCCAAAAATGAGCTGAGTTGGTTCCTGTAAATAAGGTTATGTTGCCAAAGTCCCTAAAGAACTTtcctttattaatatttttataaaaatatttttttaatagttaattcTTTTGAGTGTTTTTATTAGCTGGCAtatctgaaatttttttcaagcaaACAAATCCCtttactaaaatattttaaacaaacaagttgattttttttaaagcaccGAAGAAAGGCTAAGCTATATGTCTTCCTGGATCACTGAAGACTTGAAATAAGTATAAGCAAAGGAATGAAAGCCCTAGGAACCATTATTTgaaaggaaataattttttttaaaccctgtttttctatacttttgagatattaaaaaaagttaatactcATACAGCAATACTTGATGCTGTGTTGTTTATACAACTTACCCGATTCTGTAtcgtttaaatattaatttgcatCGTACTCAATAgaaatgatttaaatttaagtgatTCCAGTTAATACCAAAGATTTGTTTTagcaaagttttaaataaatgaacacgaataaacaaaaaaacagaattaaatttaatttatacatatatttagttaaaaataaaaagaaatctatcACTCGTTGATATTATGTTTATTATAATTCAAAagtaaaatacatataaatacattataataataacaataaaaaagtaaatataaataTCAGTAATACATTGTTTTCTTTATTGGATAATGTTTATTGCACATGTTCCGCATTTCGGAACTCAAAGGTAATTTAGATTGATATTCAGATTCGAtcgaaatgaaatgaaaaattgatgGTAGGTACGAGGGTGGGTCAAAAAGTTCGCGTAAGAGAAGCCATGGAGGAATATTTTTGTAATCATTTTTTGCACATTCATTAGAGAGAATTATACTTAGTTTTAGTTGTTGAGCTTTCTTGAATCGGAGAGCCAAATTAAATTTatggataaaatttattttcaatctgTGATAAAGGTCTAGACAAGAAGAAAAAACTCGCAGATTATATTGTCTAGTCTAGAAACCCTGGAAGAAcgaaaaatgcacttttttgtttttaattaataaatccaAAGCTATGGGCcggaatttgtttattttttaaatcagtaccaaaaaggatttcaaaaataacatgGTAAAATGTTGTTTGAAACTATTGATAAATGGCGCCGTTATAATGTTGAAACTAGAGCCTACTATTGCACGTGTATTAAGGTACACGTGctacacgtgtatttaaataattcgtgccgaagcacgtgtatttgtaaatacacgtgtatttatatttacacgtgtatttatatttacacgtgtaaatagcgTTCGAACAGGCAGATTTGGTGGCGATTtcctaaaatatgtattatattgaatgaaaaggatattgttcaggtttttgcggttattggctagatttacacattgaaattacacggaaaatttaattggaaattcttattcaaccctagccatataaatcttggaaaaaaattttgacccgattcccattatcgtatcgaactgaactttgtacacatatgaagtttggattgcaacgcaatattttggggtccgaactcaggggaggggcattggggagttgaaacaccccaaatctattttatcccattctaaatatcgcaaaagcttttgtaggtaaattgcaagagaggggctttgggagctcataccacccaagcaaattatcatcttctttcaaatattatacgactaaaaagtaaaaaaataaagcagattagattagattaccaagcaacaaaacatataaaataattaaattgactcCATGGAGTCCCTTTAAATGCCGTCCAAGGGCTCCGGTTGTTCCACCGGGACAAGAAAAACGGTTGTTTTGTTGTGAACTACATAAGTCACAGTAGGCATTTGTCCCTTCTCGGTGGGCATATTGCCATACCCAACTCCTTGGcttcatattttagttttattttaaaatttattttgattgaatttgtcgctttatttataaaacaccttttacactttcactatgaacttagtaaaccatatgatcttcaaataaacggtgattaacaaaaaaaaaaaaaaaacatgtaacagTTGGTACACTTTCTTCTGAGAAAGACACAGTAGGCAATATGCAAATATatcttggaaaaatttattagcttttttttaatgaaaaggcacatcattatttttaatttttgaataaattatttataaggtcttcaaaaagttcaaatactatttttccaattcgaactatttatttgcacaataatcttcagttgtttagttttaaaaacttttattttacccccaaaaagcaaaaaaatcattttgtttcgtatttacacgtgtaaatataaatacacgtgtatttaataaatacacgtgtaaataagatacacgtgtaaacgttttttagatacacgtgtacacgtgtatcGGGTACACGTGTAATTAAATACACGAACAAAATCGTAGGCTCTAGTTGAAACAAACGACACGCGCGGGCCTTGTCCCACCTGGTACTCGGTTATGGTAAATCTgaacaataaaaatacaatatgtATCAAGATATTTTTAAGTAGTGTGACTATAATGTAGTGTAGCCGCTTTATTTTAGGACCATCAGAAAAATTTAGGTGagccgaaaaaattttttttcaagcaaaacaataaaaacaaaactaatcaAGCTATACACTacattgcaaaaatttaaaagcaaTCGGATGAGTAGTTTCCGAGATCTCGAAGCTACCAGGtcaaaaaatgtagttttgagaGAATCGCAAAAGGAAGTACATATAAGTCCGTAGTGGGTCAATTTTCCTTTCAAAAACGCCTGTAACTAAAATAGATTATTTTTAGATTTGTAAgtaagttaaagaatatccaaaacaagattaaaacaaaaaaaaaaattatcctatTAGCACTCATTCCAAAGTTGTACAAGgatttttagtgcatatcctaaattTACtcctttctcaaaaaatgctgttttttcacagatttatacatacatactttttattgtattgttttgatttcgaattttgatgtatgaggaaaaaaaacttctattaaGATTCATTCCGAGGAGGTTGAACTTTTATTTGACTGGGCTATAGGCCCATTTCACCGTTATTGTGATTCTTTTTCACACTCTTCTATAAGATTTGTTGAACACAATAGCATTTCTTAAGATGCCACGAAAGTTTGGTTCTATGAATCTTAAACAAACGTTTCcagtccttgtttttttttctcggcgAATCTCTCATGGAGTCAGAATATATTTActttactttatttaaaataaatctgctCTGCATTTTGTTGTGCTGTGTAAATCCCTCCTTCAGAAATTCGCTAGACTGctaatcttcttcttcctttttctcggcgctgttatgatctcgatgtcgaagggatcataactatcccacgttactgcttcacactagtgatccgcttgtggggttcgccggacTTGTTTCGCTAGACTGCTAATATgtagaataaataaattttaaacaaaatacatataataaaaaacattaaatagctttaatcaaaaaaatgattttatttaacaGTTAGTTTGTTAAATGAAACTagttttaaaacattatttttgtttttacaatatttttgttttataggcATTCTaaaaggaattttaaaaatataaaaagacatATTCTTTGTTTTACTCTTAAAATATGAAGTACAATTTTAGTAAGTTTCTTGTCTTAATCAagcaatttataaataaataaaagtaggtaatgagtttttttaggaataaaatattaaatatatgtatgtataatttataataatttatttatttccttGTCTTTGGTTTGCTCATGGATTTGGTTTACAACCATGtgtaaaatatgtaaaataataCCGTCTTAAAACACATATATTGAGAACTTGTTTATCATAATAATTTATCATTAATGACTAGGCGAATAAGAGGATTCTTTGGTTTgattttaaatgtgttttttttttacacattctTATAGAGACAGggggagattttttttttgtttgactagattgctgttttttttttttttttagtgtaatatcattttgttttaataatttaaatttttaactatattcaTATGTGATGATGGCAGAGATCGTGTGTAACATTTTGCTATTCCATtgcattatttaatttaaaataaagattaCCTAAGCCTTACACTATTAGAAATAATACTTCTTAAGTAAAACATGCGATTTCATTGAGTATTATTCACGTATAATATTACTTTTCCAACCATTATTTAGCCTCAGtttattttgcatatttttatattttatttatatttttaaaaattcttttgttatgTCAAAACCTCCAGGGTGTGTGTATTTGTTTAATCAATTATTAATAGCCGAAGACGCTTTCGCGTCGTTGAGTCTCTTGGCAATGACATTGcccatttttttaaacctgtCAATATCACTGAGCTGACAACAAGTGTTGCTCCAAACAAGGAGTATCCAGTTGGTGCCTCACCAAAGAAAATCATCTGCCAGATGAATGCAAAAACAATATCGGCACATCGTGCAATTGCTACGGGACCAGCTTGTTCAAGTTGCAATGACAATGTAAGTAAAATCTGTCCCAAGAAACTAAATAAAGCTAAGACAATAACAAGAAACCGATCATATCCACAGGCTGGCCAGCAGATTGCTCCAATTGACCAGCACACGATCAACGTGTATACCAGAGCAAAAGCTCCAAAATTCGTCATAATAACTGAAAAGTGCAAACCCTTCAGGGCACGAAGAAGAATATAAACATTTGCACCAAAAAGAGTCGACGATATAGCTGCAACTGGACCCCAGATATCGTAACGCTTGCCAGAGAAACGTTCTTCTTCCAAACTTGGTGCTGCGTCTCCAAAAACAAATGGCGGACGTGTTATTAGAACAACACCAATGAGTGTTAGTATAATTGTTATTATGTTAAAGAAGCTGCATTGTTCTTTGAGAAACAAACGAGCAAATATCGCAACAAATACTGGAGTTGAGAAAATAATAACGGAAGCATCTGCCAGAGGCATATGACGGAAAGCATAAAAACTTAACATTAGCCCTGTGGTACCCATAAAACAGcgtaaaagtaaaataatacgTTTACCCTCGGGAAATACTGGTTGTTTGGTATATATCACAATTGGTATCGCCGGTAGGAGAACTCCAATGAATCtgtaaattgaaaatgaaaaaatttattaaaattttttgaatatttaatagTGCTGAAGGAAAGTCATTCTATTTTACTGTTTAAGGGAAATGCAGgagggtcattccgtaattatAGAACGATAATCGCATAAATGATATTCGAAAACGTGATcgtctttgatttttttaattttttttttcgaaaatcattattgatggtacctgccatagaaccgttttttaaatttcttacttTCTCCCAAAATACCAgatcaattttaatgatttttttgtttaaataaagctacatttaaaatataatgtaaataaattttaattttacaaattattggtttcacaagttttgaatcgcgttaaaaatacatttacaatttttatatatgtacatttaaaaattttataaacatttaaaaattttataattattaaaggAATTTCGTAGTGACCTCTTCAAATAGtgttaaaaatacatttacaatttttatatacatttaacaattttataaacatttaaaaattttataattattaaaggATATTCGTAGTGACCTCTTCAAATAGTATATAAgataactaaataaataaatttgttgacctggagcctgcattaaagtttttatatataaaaattttatatactacatttgaaattttagcaattttaactctaagagcaagttcgtgcgacacAGTCGTGCATTCTAATTGATAACCGAGATTTACACCTATTTGATTTACACCTACATATTTACACATATTTGCAAACGCACTTTCACACtagaggagataggaatgtgtagctGTTGTAcaagatttctactcacgagtaaactacaaCCTAAaatggaacaggtcttatgaagaaatcggccgttaGAGGTCGTAGTTTGTTTAttgatggaaaattaaataatttttatcctGAAGTTAGCCCTCTTATATAGAAACTCTAATTTTGTATTACTAATACcgatgaatttttaataatatccaTTGTCCGATCCATTTTTAggaagaagatttttgtataccttttaaatccaaatttttataattttctctctttttttatcataaattttttagctgtggttttatttctttcataattttaatttctcaTTTGTTcatattgaattaattttaaacaattggtAAGCATCTCTAGATACTAGCAAAAGATGTTAATCTTATTGTATCATGTAAATATtattcaaatacaaatacaaattttaacaattgTTCGTTCATAATTATAAGTAATTTATtagttattaaatttttttaaccctctactgcatacgaagccaaatatggttttgtctgtttgtatgcacttttctcttctctgtcacaaaaaaatggtaaagattaaatacaattctcttctttgtgtttctgagaacccatagagatagttttttcgtgtgtccgacacaaaataaaggtgtacaTAATTAAAGTGAATTGGtcataaaattaattaaccctctactgcatgaattaatacactggtcaacaaaattaaactttttttttgttacagaaaccaaggtatacttttctataggattttggtgtgctgagctcgaatccgacgtcaaaaaaattctatcacatcaggtttttgagataatcccgttagaaaatcgaaaatgccgctttttaccagttttcgagattatttcttagcttttgattatttgttttaaataaatttgtaacggtttctaatagaactaaatctgGTCTTTCTAAATccttttaaatcttttaaatatctcttttcttcttttagaaatctgaaattgaaatcaacgtgtttggtatatctcatgtttatttgttttaaatagaaaatctcgaaatgttctttgccaatcgctttcaaattttgacacaacgttccatttagaatcttgcaagtttttatatttgcgaaaGTGGTGAATCGCGatgagatacatcaaagcgtgaaCGTGTTCGAtagttatactaaataattactagtgagaaaaatatattgtttatcttgttaaaaacaagataagaacttactggaatgtaaatgaaacgttgtgtcaaaatttgaaagcgattggcagaGAACATTTCcagatttgctattaaaagcaaataaacatgagatataccaaacacgttgatttcaatttcagatttctcaaagaagaaaagagatatttaaaagatttaaacggatttagaaatacaagatttagttctactagaaaccgttacaaatttatttaaaacaaataaccaaaatctaagaaataatctcgaaaactggtaaaaagcggcatttttgattttctaacaggattatctcaaaaacctgatgtactctctgtaacaaaaaaaaagtttaattttgttgaccagtgtattaattcatgcagtagagggttaattaattttattaccaATTCACTTTAATTATGTTgatcttgtaagtatgcaatattttttcttatacattAGAAACGTTGCATATTTACAAGATTAACAtaggatacatttttttaaattttctattaagAAACAAATGACGAACAAAAGATTTTAGTAATCGAACAATGCTGTGGCCACAACCAATAACCGCTTAAGTGAGttaagacaaaaaattttcagtggtcttat includes the following:
- the LOC129913511 gene encoding solute carrier family 35 member G1 is translated as MPENLELHQFVGGLRPSSTSHRWLTSLKAKLACPYLGIILATLSSLFFSLCSVIVKGLVDVNPMELASFRFIGVLLPAIPIVIYTKQPVFPEGKRIILLLRCFMGTTGLMLSFYAFRHMPLADASVIIFSTPVFVAIFARLFLKEQCSFFNIITIILTLIGVVLITRPPFVFGDAAPSLEEERFSGKRYDIWGPVAAISSTLFGANVYILLRALKGLHFSVIMTNFGAFALVYTLIVCWSIGAICWPACGYDRFLVIVLALFSFLGQILLTLSLQLEQAGPVAIARCADIVFAFIWQMIFFGEAPTGYSLFGATLVVSSVILTGLKKWAMSLPRDSTTRKRLRLLIID